The Vitis vinifera cultivar Pinot Noir 40024 chromosome 16, ASM3070453v1 DNA segment TATGACTAAACacaaatcaaatgtaaaaaaaatgaatattttaagaaaaaggaacaagatatcaaaaacaaaattaaatccaacaaatatagatggtagaaaaaaatattctacCTTCATATAAAGTAAAACACTAAGTTGTTGTGTTTTTAGAGAGCCATATGAAATAACTACTTTAACAATCACTTTATAGTGTACTGTTGCTTGGGGAGCAATTTGACAAAAGTGTTGGGGCCTTGGATAAGAAGACCCTAGTTTCAATTCCATTGTTTTGACTTCTTTACATGTTAGTGGAGTTGAATTACATTTAAATTtgggagaaaattttgaattacatCTAAATTGATTTTGCTTTGTACAGTCAAACAAAGCAAAATCAATTTGAAGTTCACTGCACAACCTTCAAAATGCAAGAATTCCAAGAATTTTCATATCAACTCTTTACAATattgtttttacaaaaaattagtAGTTGGAATTTAGGAGGCTTACCAATAATACGCAGTATCCAGCCGCCTAGTAAGGAAGAGatgtaacaaattaaaaatatggacCAATATAAGTGAGAGACATAAATAACATTAGAAGAGGAGACATGTAAGTGAAGAAAGCCTTACCAATCATCGAGGTGTTGCAGGGATAGTAAAGTCCGCAATTACCAAGTTCTTTTTGAAGTCCTACATCAAACCATCCGTGCCATGTTAGTCACAAGGAAGAATGCCCTTGATcacctaaattttaaatttttgagaagCAAGAAAAGAAGAGATTAATTAAGATGAAAGAACTCtaaataaatcttttatctTATtctcataagaaaataataattgcaAGAAGCATCCTTACCTCGAAATTTTAAGGTGTAGGGAGAAAGTAACCCCCCTGTTAACAATGAATTAggaaattttgtaaaaaaaataggaaaaatgaataaaataaagatttgatttcaaagaaaattttagttgAAGCCTTACTAAAGAAGGGTagcaataaattatttgttataAACTTCCAAAGCCCTGCAAGATTAAACCAAACAAGTGAAATTAGGGATAGAAATATTGAAGACTCACGCAAGGAAGATAAGATGGTTAGCATAATCAGATTTTCAGGGAATTAATTTCCTATAAAATCGCGTTTCCTTGATTGCAGGCACTGTAACCCCAACTCCAAAGATCAAGTATGAGGGCATCTTATACTCACAATTTTTCTCTGAAGTGTTGGGAATATGTTCGTTCTGGTTCTCGCATTGAAAGGCAGCTGCAGTGGAATCTTCTGAGGAGCAAACTTGCCCTTTCATTTCGCATTGGCGGACACAGAAGTGAGGCAAAAATGAAAGCTGAAGCCCCAGAAGCATATAATTTTGCAAATCTGACATCGAAAGATTGCTGGGCTCTCGAAGTGACTTCAACGGTTGAATAATAATAGATGTGCCGATGGTACATGAATACGGAATATCTCCCACCGACACATAGTCTCCGACAACTGCATAAGTGTATGTTGGTGAGGAAGATGAAGAGCCTCTAGTGTTGCATGGAATTATATGAATATAGTTGTCGTCCCTGATTGACTGCTCACAGTTCATCAAAACTATTGTATAGAATGTTGGTGCAGAAACCGAAGGAGAATAAACACCAGCTTTCCATTCATAAGGCAAATAATATGGAGATTCATAATCAGTGTAATATGCACCAATGGAATGAAGAGGACTGGAGATCAAACAGTTGTCCTTCTTTCTCCCAGGATCCACTACCCGAATTGTATAATTATGGTAGTTGATCTGGGTAACCAAGTATTTCCCACCGTGCAGGTTTATCATAGTACGATTGTTTTCACAAATCAATTGGTACTCAGGGTAACCGCAGCTGGGGGGATCGTCTTGTAATCGAAAAGGGTAGGAAATGTTCCTCATATCTCCGCAGGAAGAGGGGCTGCATATCTGGTACTTGTGATGCTTAGCAACACAAACTGAAAGGAAGCAGGCATGGATGACTACTGTCATGAGGCCTACTCCCACGAGTTGTGCCTCCCTTAACATTATCAacttttagagagagagagagagagagagagagagagagagatgctcTGTTTTTGGGTTGTGAGTTCCACAGAGAGAGAGATACTCTGTTTTAATCAGCTTTCTTCAACATGTTATTCTTCCCCAAACTGTTTGATTTTTCAACAGGGACCACACTTTCATCCTATCACATCCAGCCAACTGTGAGCTTCCCATTATTTAGAATCACTATGTTAAAAATGATGCTTGAAGTATTATGGTTTATATTGGAAttgtttatgttttaaatattacCTAATTTTTAGGTCTCAACAATGGGAAAAAGGATAAAGAAGGATCATCTTTATCATCTTTCTTTACTCATACGGCATGTTAGTAAATACTGATAGACCAATTTTTTCAAGTAAATTTTATATTCTGAgataaaactaaatttttattgTAGCAGTCCTCCATCTTTTTTGTATTCCCTAAAAGCTCCTGCTTCCCTttgtacaaaattttcaaatctaattacatatatataaagtagGGGAGAAGCAGTGCAAATTAAAACTATAGAGATAAGCAGTTGCTTAAAAATGGGCATctctttattcttcttcttcttgtttatgAGATTGTTTGCAGAGATTAATGGAGGGAGCCAAGATGATGAGTGCAAGGCGTCAAGGTGCAGTCACCATGGTCCAGTCATCCGGTTTCCGTTCAGGCTAAAACACCAGCCAGAACACTGTGGATATCCGGAGTTTGAGTTATCATGCTCAGAAGAGAAGCGGACCATACTAGAGCTGCCCTCTTCAGTAATACTCTGggtgaaggaaataaattacACTTCTCAGGAGATTTTTGTCCAATACCCGGATGATTGCCTTCCAAGGCAGATTCTAAACCTTAATTTACCTGCCTCTTTCTTCACATACTACACAAACGACTTCTCCTTCTTCAATTGTTCTGAAAGTAAAGCAGAGATATATGAGCTTAGGTCCATCCCTTGCAGTTTTCTCTCGAGTAACCCAGTTTATGTCGCTCCTTCCTATTACACTCTTGCTGGAGTGAACTTATCATCTTGCCGGAAGATTTTCAATGCTACACtcccatttttttatataaatgaagGGGAATTTTGGATGAAGTGGTTAAAACCTATGTGCGGAAACTGtgaagcaaaaggaaacaagTGCCAACGGAAGAAGAATAATAGCAGGGAACCTGAAATCAATTGTTCTGAAGATATAACAAATCAGCTATCATATGCTGATAATCAACTTTGGTCCATCCCTTACAGTATTCTCTCAAGTAACCCAGTTTATGTCGCTCCTTCCTCTTACTCTCTCGCTGAAGTGAACTTATCCTCTTGCCAGAAGATTTTCAATGCTACACTCCCAGATAATTATATGTTTGATCATGAAAGGGAATTTTATATGAATTGGTCAAAACCTATGTGCGGAAACTGtgaagcaaaaggaaacaagTGCCAACGGAAGAAGAATAATAGCACGGAACCTGAAATCGAATGCATTGATAAACCAGCAAAAGGTACTAAATCCCGCTTCTTCATCATTTTCACCTTGCAAGCCCTTTCTTATCTCCTACTATGATGTTAATATGCACATGAAATTTTCTATAGTATTCTCTGTTTGTACCATAAAATTGGATTGAACCCTTATGGATGTGAACCAAATTAACTACTATAGTAATGGATCTgaacatgcaatattatttattcattacaaGCTAGCTACAACAATTAGGCTTAGCTAAAACAATCGAACCTGTAGAAAGGACTGCAAAGGCCAAGGTTGAAatccaaatacaccaaaaataACTATACTCATGTTACAACG contains these protein-coding regions:
- the LOC132255328 gene encoding putative RING-H2 finger protein ATL21A; protein product: MGISLFFFFLFMRLFAEINGGSQDDECKASRCSHHGPVIRFPFRLKHQPEHCGYPEFELSCSEEKRTILELPSSVILWVKEINYTSQEIFVQYPDDCLPRQILNLNLPASFFTYYTNDFSFFNCSESKAEIYELRSIPCSFLSSNPVYVAPSYYTLAGVNLSSCRKIFNATLPFFYINEGEFWMKWLKPMCGNCEAKGNKCQRKKNNSREPEINLFSQVTQFMSLLPLTLSLK